Proteins encoded in a region of the Homo sapiens chromosome 9, GRCh38.p14 Primary Assembly genome:
- the POMT1 gene encoding protein O-mannosyl-transferase 1 isoform a (isoform a is encoded by transcript variant 6) has protein sequence MWGFLKRPVVVTADINLSLVALTGMGLLSRLWRLTYPRAVVFDEVYYGQYISFYMKQIFFLDDSGPPFGHMVLALGGYLGGFDGNFLWNRIGAEYSSNVPVWSLRLLPALAGALSVPMAYQIVLELHFSHCAAMGAALLMLIENALITQSRLMLLESVLIFFNLLAVLSYLKFFNCQKHSPFSLSWWFWLTLTGVACSCAVGIKYMGVFTYVLVLGVAAVHAWHLLGDQTLSNVGADVQCCMRPACMGQMQMSQGVCVFCHLLARAVALLVIPVVLYLLFFYVHLILVFRSGPHDQIMSSAFQASLEGGLARITQGQPLEVAFGSQVTLRNVFGKPVPCWLHSHQDTYPMIYENGRGSSHQQQVTCYPFKDVNNWWIVKDPRRHQLVVSSPPRPVRHGDMVQLVHGMTTRSLNTHDVAAPLSPHSQEVSCYIDYNISMPAQNLWRLEIVNRGSDTDVWKTILSEVRFVHVNTSAVLKLSGAHLPDWGYRQLEIVGEKLSRGYHGSTVWNVEEHRYGASQEQRERERELHSPAQVDVSRNLSFMARFSELQWRMLALRSDDSEHKYSSSPLEWVTLDTNIAYWLHPRTSAQIHLLGNIVIWVSGSLALAIYALLSLWYLLRRRRNVHDLPQDAWLRWVLAGALCAGGWAVNYLPFFLMEKTLFLYHYLPALTFQILLLPVVLQHISDHLCRSQLQRSIFSALVVAWYSSACHVSNTLRPLTYGDKSLSPHELKALRWKDSWDILIRKH, from the exons ATGTGGGGATTTTTGAAGCGCCCTGTAGTGGTGACGGCTGACATCAACTTGAGCCTTGTGGCCCTGACTGGGATGGGGTTACTGAGCCGGCTGTGGCGACTCACCTACCCGCGGGCTGTGGT ttttgacgAAGTATATTATGGGCAGTACATCTCTTTTTACATGAAACAAATCTTCTTCTTGGATGACAGTGGGCCGCCATTTGGCCACATGGTGCTGGCCTTGGGAG GTTATTTAGGAGGATTCGATGGCAATTTTTTGTGGAACAGAATTGGAGCAG AATACAGTAGCAACGTGCCTGTGTGGTCCCTGCGCCTGCTGCCAGCACTCGCGGGGGCCTTGTCGGTCCCCATGGCCTACCAGATAGTGTTGGAGCTCCACTTTTCTCATTGTGCCGCCATGGGAGCTGCTCTGTTGATGCTTATCG AGAATGCTCTCATCACTCAGTCAAGGCTAATGCTTTTGGAATCAGTGTTAATATTTTTCAATCTATTGGCCGTGTTGTCCTACCTGAAGTTCTTCAACTGCCAAAAGCACAG CCCTTTTTCTCTGAGCTGGTGGTTCTGGCTAACACTGACAGGGGTCGCTTGTTCCTGTGCAGTGGG CATCAAGTACATGGGTGTGTTCACGTACGTGCTCGTGCTGGGTGTTGCAGCTGTCCATGCCTGGCACCTGCTTGGAGACCAGACTTTGTCCAATGTAGGTGCTGATGTCCAGTGCTGCATGAGGCCGGCCTGTATGGGGCAGATGCAGATGTCACAGGGG GTCTGTGTGTTCTGTCACTTGCTCGCCCGAGCAGTGGCTTTGCTGGTCATCCCGGTCGTCCTGTACTTACTGTTCTTCTACGTCCACTTGATTCTAGTCTTCCGCTCTGGGCCCCACGACCAAATCATGTCCAGTGCCTTCCAGGCCAGCTTAGAG GGAGGACTAGCTCGGATCACTCAGGGTCAGCCACTGGAGGTGGCCTTTGGGTCCCAGGTCACTCTGAGGAACGTCTTTGGGAAACCTGTGCCCTGCTGGCTTCATTCCCACCAGGACACCTACCCCATGAT ATATGAGAACGGCCGAGGCAGCTCCCACCAGCAACAGGTGACCTGTTACCCCTTCAAAGATGTCAATAACTGGTGGATTGTAAAGGATCCCAGGAG GCACCAGCTGGTGGTGAGCAGCCCTCCGAGACCTGTGAGGCACGGGGACATGGTGCAGCTGGTCCACGGCATGACCACCCGCTCCCTGAACAC GCATGATGTTGCAGCCCCCCTGAGCCCCCATTCACAGGAGGTCTCCTGCTACATTGACTATAACATCTCCATGCCCGCCCAGAACCTCTGGAGACTG GAAATTGTGAACAGAGGATCTGACACAGACGTCTGGAAGACCATCCTCTCAGAGGTCCGCTTTGTGCACGTGAACACTTCCGCTGTCTTAAAG CTGAGCGGGGCTCACCTCCCTGACTGGGGGTATCGGCAACTGGAGATCGTCGGGGAGAAGCTGTCCCGGGGCTACCACGGGAGCACGGTGTGGAACGTGGAGGAGCACCGATACGGCGCGA GCCAGGAGCAGAGGGAGCGGGAACGGGAGCTGCACTCACCTGCGCAGGTGGACGTCAGCAGGAACCTCAGCTTCATGGCGAGATTCTCGGAGCTGCAG TGGAGGATGCTGGCGCTGAGAAGTGATGACTCGGAACACAAGTACAGCTCCAGCCCACTGGAGTGGGTCACCCTGGACACCAATATTGCCTACTGGCTGCACCCCAGGACCAGC GCTCAGATCCACCTACTTGGAAACATAGTGATCTGGGTTTCGGGCAGCCTCGCTCTGGCCATCTACGCCCTGCTGTCCTTGTGGTACCTGCTCCGACGGCGAAGAAATGTCCATGACCTCCCTCAGG ATGCCTGGCTGCGCTGGGTGCTGGCTGGGGCGCTGTGTGCCGGTGGCTGGGCAGTGAACTACCTCCCGTTCTTCCTGATGGAGAAGACACTCTTCCTCTACCACTACCTGCCCGCACTCACCTTCCAAATCCTTCTGCTCCCTGTGGTCCTGCAGCACATCAGCGACCACCTGTGCAG GTCCCAGCTCCAGAGGAGCATCTTCAGCGCCCTGGTGGTGGCCTGGTACTCCTCCGCGTGCCACGTGTCCAACACGCTGCGCCCACTCACCTACGGGGACAAGTCACTCTCGCCACATGAACTCAAGGCCCTTCGCTGGAAAGACAGCTGGGACATCTTGATCCGAAAACACTAG
- the POMT1 gene encoding protein O-mannosyl-transferase 1 isoform X4: protein MWGFLKRPVVVTADINLSLVALTGMGLLSRLWRLTYPRAVVLFRRIRWQFFVEQNWSRECSHHSVKANAFGISVNIFQSIGRVVLPEVLQLPKAQPFFSELVVLANTDRGRLFLCSGHQVHGCVHVRARAGCCSCPCLAPAWRPDFVQCLCVLSLARPSSGFAGHPGRPVLTVLLRPLDSSLPLWAPRPNHVQCLPGQLRGRTSSDHSGSATGGGLWVPGHSEERLWETCALLASFPPGHLPHDVRYENGRGSSHQQQVTCYPFKDVNNWWIVKDPRRHQLVVSSPPRPVRHGDMVQLVHGMTTRSLNTHDVAAPLSPHSQEVSCYIDYNISMPAQNLWRLEIVNRGSDTDVWKTILSEVRFVHVNTSAVLKLSGAHLPDWGYRQLEIVGEKLSRGYHGSTVWNVEEHRYGASQEQRERERELHSPAQVDVSRNLSFMARFSELQWRMLALRSDDSEHKYSSSPLEWVTLDTNIAYWLHPRTSAQIHLLGNIVIWVSGSLALAIYALLSLWYLLRRRRNVHDLPQDAWLRWVLAGALCAGGWAVNYLPFFLMEKTLFLYHYLPALTFQILLLPVVLQHISDHLCRSQLQRSIFSALVVAWYSSACHVSNTLRPLTYGDKSLSPHELKALRWKDSWDILIRKH, encoded by the exons ATGTGGGGATTTTTGAAGCGCCCTGTAGTGGTGACGGCTGACATCAACTTGAGCCTTGTGGCCCTGACTGGGATGGGGTTACTGAGCCGGCTGTGGCGACTCACCTACCCGCGGGCTGTGGT GTTATTTAGGAGGATTCGATGGCAATTTTTTGTGGAACAGAATTGGAGCAG AGAATGCTCTCATCACTCAGTCAAGGCTAATGCTTTTGGAATCAGTGTTAATATTTTTCAATCTATTGGCCGTGTTGTCCTACCTGAAGTTCTTCAACTGCCAAAAGCACAG CCCTTTTTCTCTGAGCTGGTGGTTCTGGCTAACACTGACAGGGGTCGCTTGTTCCTGTGCAGTGGG CATCAAGTACATGGGTGTGTTCACGTACGTGCTCGTGCTGGGTGTTGCAGCTGTCCATGCCTGGCACCTGCTTGGAGACCAGACTTTGTCCAAT GTCTGTGTGTTCTGTCACTTGCTCGCCCGAGCAGTGGCTTTGCTGGTCATCCCGGTCGTCCTGTACTTACTGTTCTTCTACGTCCACTTGATTCTAGTCTTCCGCTCTGGGCCCCACGACCAAATCATGTCCAGTGCCTTCCAGGCCAGCTTAGAG GGAGGACTAGCTCGGATCACTCAGGGTCAGCCACTGGAGGTGGCCTTTGGGTCCCAGGTCACTCTGAGGAACGTCTTTGGGAAACCTGTGCCCTGCTGGCTTCATTCCCACCAGGACACCTACCCCATGATGTAAG ATATGAGAACGGCCGAGGCAGCTCCCACCAGCAACAGGTGACCTGTTACCCCTTCAAAGATGTCAATAACTGGTGGATTGTAAAGGATCCCAGGAG GCACCAGCTGGTGGTGAGCAGCCCTCCGAGACCTGTGAGGCACGGGGACATGGTGCAGCTGGTCCACGGCATGACCACCCGCTCCCTGAACAC GCATGATGTTGCAGCCCCCCTGAGCCCCCATTCACAGGAGGTCTCCTGCTACATTGACTATAACATCTCCATGCCCGCCCAGAACCTCTGGAGACTG GAAATTGTGAACAGAGGATCTGACACAGACGTCTGGAAGACCATCCTCTCAGAGGTCCGCTTTGTGCACGTGAACACTTCCGCTGTCTTAAAG CTGAGCGGGGCTCACCTCCCTGACTGGGGGTATCGGCAACTGGAGATCGTCGGGGAGAAGCTGTCCCGGGGCTACCACGGGAGCACGGTGTGGAACGTGGAGGAGCACCGATACGGCGCGA GCCAGGAGCAGAGGGAGCGGGAACGGGAGCTGCACTCACCTGCGCAGGTGGACGTCAGCAGGAACCTCAGCTTCATGGCGAGATTCTCGGAGCTGCAG TGGAGGATGCTGGCGCTGAGAAGTGATGACTCGGAACACAAGTACAGCTCCAGCCCACTGGAGTGGGTCACCCTGGACACCAATATTGCCTACTGGCTGCACCCCAGGACCAGC GCTCAGATCCACCTACTTGGAAACATAGTGATCTGGGTTTCGGGCAGCCTCGCTCTGGCCATCTACGCCCTGCTGTCCTTGTGGTACCTGCTCCGACGGCGAAGAAATGTCCATGACCTCCCTCAGG ATGCCTGGCTGCGCTGGGTGCTGGCTGGGGCGCTGTGTGCCGGTGGCTGGGCAGTGAACTACCTCCCGTTCTTCCTGATGGAGAAGACACTCTTCCTCTACCACTACCTGCCCGCACTCACCTTCCAAATCCTTCTGCTCCCTGTGGTCCTGCAGCACATCAGCGACCACCTGTGCAG GTCCCAGCTCCAGAGGAGCATCTTCAGCGCCCTGGTGGTGGCCTGGTACTCCTCCGCGTGCCACGTGTCCAACACGCTGCGCCCACTCACCTACGGGGACAAGTCACTCTCGCCACATGAACTCAAGGCCCTTCGCTGGAAAGACAGCTGGGACATCTTGATCCGAAAACACTAG
- the POMT1 gene encoding protein O-mannosyl-transferase 1 isoform i (isoform i is encoded by transcript variant 25), translating to MWGFLKRPVVVTADINLSLVALTGMGLLSRLWRLTYPRAVVFDEVYYGQYISFYMKQIFFLDDSGPPFGHMVLALGGYLGGFDGNFLWNRIGAEYSSNVPVWSLRLLPALAGALSVPMAYQIVLELHFSHCAAMGAALLMLIENALITQSRLMLLESVLIFFNLLAVLSYLKFFNCQKHSPFSLSWWFWLTLTGVACSCAVGIKYMGVFTYVLVLGVAAVHAWHLLGDQTLSNVCVFCHLLARAVALLVIPVVLYLLFFYVHLILVFRSGPHDQIMSSAFQASLEGGLARITQGQPLEVAFGSQVTLRNVFGKPVPCWLHSHQDTYPMIYENGRGSSHQQQVTCYPFKDVNNWWIVKDPRRHQLVVSSPPRPVRHGDMVQLVHGMTTRSLNTHDVAAPLSPHSQEVSCYIDYNISMPAQNLWRLEIVNRGSDTDVWKTILSEVRFVHVNTSAVLKWRMLALRSDDSEHKYSSSPLEWVTLDTNIAYWLHPRTSAQIHLLGNIVIWVSGSLALAIYALLSLWYLLRRRRNVHDLPQDAWLRWVLAGALCAGGWAVNYLPFFLMEKTLFLYHYLPALTFQILLLPVVLQHISDHLCRSQLQRSIFSALVVAWYSSACHVSNTLRPLTYGDKSLSPHELKALRWKDSWDILIRKH from the exons ATGTGGGGATTTTTGAAGCGCCCTGTAGTGGTGACGGCTGACATCAACTTGAGCCTTGTGGCCCTGACTGGGATGGGGTTACTGAGCCGGCTGTGGCGACTCACCTACCCGCGGGCTGTGGT ttttgacgAAGTATATTATGGGCAGTACATCTCTTTTTACATGAAACAAATCTTCTTCTTGGATGACAGTGGGCCGCCATTTGGCCACATGGTGCTGGCCTTGGGAG GTTATTTAGGAGGATTCGATGGCAATTTTTTGTGGAACAGAATTGGAGCAG AATACAGTAGCAACGTGCCTGTGTGGTCCCTGCGCCTGCTGCCAGCACTCGCGGGGGCCTTGTCGGTCCCCATGGCCTACCAGATAGTGTTGGAGCTCCACTTTTCTCATTGTGCCGCCATGGGAGCTGCTCTGTTGATGCTTATCG AGAATGCTCTCATCACTCAGTCAAGGCTAATGCTTTTGGAATCAGTGTTAATATTTTTCAATCTATTGGCCGTGTTGTCCTACCTGAAGTTCTTCAACTGCCAAAAGCACAG CCCTTTTTCTCTGAGCTGGTGGTTCTGGCTAACACTGACAGGGGTCGCTTGTTCCTGTGCAGTGGG CATCAAGTACATGGGTGTGTTCACGTACGTGCTCGTGCTGGGTGTTGCAGCTGTCCATGCCTGGCACCTGCTTGGAGACCAGACTTTGTCCAAT GTCTGTGTGTTCTGTCACTTGCTCGCCCGAGCAGTGGCTTTGCTGGTCATCCCGGTCGTCCTGTACTTACTGTTCTTCTACGTCCACTTGATTCTAGTCTTCCGCTCTGGGCCCCACGACCAAATCATGTCCAGTGCCTTCCAGGCCAGCTTAGAG GGAGGACTAGCTCGGATCACTCAGGGTCAGCCACTGGAGGTGGCCTTTGGGTCCCAGGTCACTCTGAGGAACGTCTTTGGGAAACCTGTGCCCTGCTGGCTTCATTCCCACCAGGACACCTACCCCATGAT ATATGAGAACGGCCGAGGCAGCTCCCACCAGCAACAGGTGACCTGTTACCCCTTCAAAGATGTCAATAACTGGTGGATTGTAAAGGATCCCAGGAG GCACCAGCTGGTGGTGAGCAGCCCTCCGAGACCTGTGAGGCACGGGGACATGGTGCAGCTGGTCCACGGCATGACCACCCGCTCCCTGAACAC GCATGATGTTGCAGCCCCCCTGAGCCCCCATTCACAGGAGGTCTCCTGCTACATTGACTATAACATCTCCATGCCCGCCCAGAACCTCTGGAGACTG GAAATTGTGAACAGAGGATCTGACACAGACGTCTGGAAGACCATCCTCTCAGAGGTCCGCTTTGTGCACGTGAACACTTCCGCTGTCTTAAAG TGGAGGATGCTGGCGCTGAGAAGTGATGACTCGGAACACAAGTACAGCTCCAGCCCACTGGAGTGGGTCACCCTGGACACCAATATTGCCTACTGGCTGCACCCCAGGACCAGC GCTCAGATCCACCTACTTGGAAACATAGTGATCTGGGTTTCGGGCAGCCTCGCTCTGGCCATCTACGCCCTGCTGTCCTTGTGGTACCTGCTCCGACGGCGAAGAAATGTCCATGACCTCCCTCAGG ATGCCTGGCTGCGCTGGGTGCTGGCTGGGGCGCTGTGTGCCGGTGGCTGGGCAGTGAACTACCTCCCGTTCTTCCTGATGGAGAAGACACTCTTCCTCTACCACTACCTGCCCGCACTCACCTTCCAAATCCTTCTGCTCCCTGTGGTCCTGCAGCACATCAGCGACCACCTGTGCAG GTCCCAGCTCCAGAGGAGCATCTTCAGCGCCCTGGTGGTGGCCTGGTACTCCTCCGCGTGCCACGTGTCCAACACGCTGCGCCCACTCACCTACGGGGACAAGTCACTCTCGCCACATGAACTCAAGGCCCTTCGCTGGAAAGACAGCTGGGACATCTTGATCCGAAAACACTAG
- the POMT1 gene encoding protein O-mannosyl-transferase 1 isoform X6 yields MWGFLKRPVVVTADINLSLVALTGMGLLSRLWRLTYPRAVVFDEVYYGQYISFYMKQIFFLDDSGPPFGHMVLALGGYLGGFDGNFLWNRIGAEYSSNVPVWSLRLLPALAGALSVPMAYQIVLELHFSHCAAMGAALLMLIENALITQSRLMLLESVLIFFNLLAVLSYLKFFNCQKHSPFSLSWWFWLTLTGVACSCAVGIKYMGVFTYVLVLGVAAVHAWHLLGDQTLSNVGADVQCCMRPACMGQMQMSQGVCVFCHLLARAVALLVIPVVLYLLFFYVHLILVFRSGPHDQIMSSAFQASLEGGLARITQGQPLEVAFGSQVTLRNVFGKPVPCWLHSHQDTYPMIYENGRGSSHQQQVTCYPFKDVNNWWIVKDPRRHQLVVSSPPRPVRHGDMVQLVHGMTTRSLNTHDVAAPLSPHSQEVSCYIDYNISMPAQNLWRLEIVNRGSDTDVWKTILSEVRFVHVNTSAVLKDGIPM; encoded by the exons ATGTGGGGATTTTTGAAGCGCCCTGTAGTGGTGACGGCTGACATCAACTTGAGCCTTGTGGCCCTGACTGGGATGGGGTTACTGAGCCGGCTGTGGCGACTCACCTACCCGCGGGCTGTGGT ttttgacgAAGTATATTATGGGCAGTACATCTCTTTTTACATGAAACAAATCTTCTTCTTGGATGACAGTGGGCCGCCATTTGGCCACATGGTGCTGGCCTTGGGAG GTTATTTAGGAGGATTCGATGGCAATTTTTTGTGGAACAGAATTGGAGCAG AATACAGTAGCAACGTGCCTGTGTGGTCCCTGCGCCTGCTGCCAGCACTCGCGGGGGCCTTGTCGGTCCCCATGGCCTACCAGATAGTGTTGGAGCTCCACTTTTCTCATTGTGCCGCCATGGGAGCTGCTCTGTTGATGCTTATCG AGAATGCTCTCATCACTCAGTCAAGGCTAATGCTTTTGGAATCAGTGTTAATATTTTTCAATCTATTGGCCGTGTTGTCCTACCTGAAGTTCTTCAACTGCCAAAAGCACAG CCCTTTTTCTCTGAGCTGGTGGTTCTGGCTAACACTGACAGGGGTCGCTTGTTCCTGTGCAGTGGG CATCAAGTACATGGGTGTGTTCACGTACGTGCTCGTGCTGGGTGTTGCAGCTGTCCATGCCTGGCACCTGCTTGGAGACCAGACTTTGTCCAATGTAGGTGCTGATGTCCAGTGCTGCATGAGGCCGGCCTGTATGGGGCAGATGCAGATGTCACAGGGG GTCTGTGTGTTCTGTCACTTGCTCGCCCGAGCAGTGGCTTTGCTGGTCATCCCGGTCGTCCTGTACTTACTGTTCTTCTACGTCCACTTGATTCTAGTCTTCCGCTCTGGGCCCCACGACCAAATCATGTCCAGTGCCTTCCAGGCCAGCTTAGAG GGAGGACTAGCTCGGATCACTCAGGGTCAGCCACTGGAGGTGGCCTTTGGGTCCCAGGTCACTCTGAGGAACGTCTTTGGGAAACCTGTGCCCTGCTGGCTTCATTCCCACCAGGACACCTACCCCATGAT ATATGAGAACGGCCGAGGCAGCTCCCACCAGCAACAGGTGACCTGTTACCCCTTCAAAGATGTCAATAACTGGTGGATTGTAAAGGATCCCAGGAG GCACCAGCTGGTGGTGAGCAGCCCTCCGAGACCTGTGAGGCACGGGGACATGGTGCAGCTGGTCCACGGCATGACCACCCGCTCCCTGAACAC GCATGATGTTGCAGCCCCCCTGAGCCCCCATTCACAGGAGGTCTCCTGCTACATTGACTATAACATCTCCATGCCCGCCCAGAACCTCTGGAGACTG GAAATTGTGAACAGAGGATCTGACACAGACGTCTGGAAGACCATCCTCTCAGAGGTCCGCTTTGTGCACGTGAACACTTCCGCTGTCTTAAAG GATGGAATCCCAATGTGA
- the POMT1 gene encoding protein O-mannosyl-transferase 1 isoform e (isoform e is encoded by transcript variant 9), whose translation MWGFLKRPVVVTADINLSLVALTGMGLLSRLWRLTYPRAVVLFRRIRWQFFVEQNWSSVVAFPEYSSNVPVWSLRLLPALAGALSVPMAYQIVLELHFSHCAAMGAALLMLIENALITQSRLMLLESVLIFFNLLAVLSYLKFFNCQKHSPFSLSWWFWLTLTGVACSCAVGIKYMGVFTYVLVLGVAAVHAWHLLGDQTLSNVCVFCHLLARAVALLVIPVVLYLLFFYVHLILVFRSGPHDQIMSSAFQASLEGGLARITQGQPLEVAFGSQVTLRNVFGKPVPCWLHSHQDTYPMIYENGRGSSHQQQVTCYPFKDVNNWWIVKDPRRHQLVVSSPPRPVRHGDMVQLVHGMTTRSLNTHDVAAPLSPHSQEVSCYIDYNISMPAQNLWRLEIVNRGSDTDVWKTILSEVRFVHVNTSAVLKLSGAHLPDWGYRQLEIVGEKLSRGYHGSTVWNVEEHRYGASQEQRERERELHSPAQVDVSRNLSFMARFSELQWRMLALRSDDSEHKYSSSPLEWVTLDTNIAYWLHPRTSAQIHLLGNIVIWVSGSLALAIYALLSLWYLLRRRRNVHDLPQDAWLRWVLAGALCAGGWAVNYLPFFLMEKTLFLYHYLPALTFQILLLPVVLQHISDHLCRSQLQRSIFSALVVAWYSSACHVSNTLRPLTYGDKSLSPHELKALRWKDSWDILIRKH comes from the exons ATGTGGGGATTTTTGAAGCGCCCTGTAGTGGTGACGGCTGACATCAACTTGAGCCTTGTGGCCCTGACTGGGATGGGGTTACTGAGCCGGCTGTGGCGACTCACCTACCCGCGGGCTGTGGT GTTATTTAGGAGGATTCGATGGCAATTTTTTGTGGAACAGAATTGGAGCAG TGTGGTTGCTTTTCCAGAATACAGTAGCAACGTGCCTGTGTGGTCCCTGCGCCTGCTGCCAGCACTCGCGGGGGCCTTGTCGGTCCCCATGGCCTACCAGATAGTGTTGGAGCTCCACTTTTCTCATTGTGCCGCCATGGGAGCTGCTCTGTTGATGCTTATCG AGAATGCTCTCATCACTCAGTCAAGGCTAATGCTTTTGGAATCAGTGTTAATATTTTTCAATCTATTGGCCGTGTTGTCCTACCTGAAGTTCTTCAACTGCCAAAAGCACAG CCCTTTTTCTCTGAGCTGGTGGTTCTGGCTAACACTGACAGGGGTCGCTTGTTCCTGTGCAGTGGG CATCAAGTACATGGGTGTGTTCACGTACGTGCTCGTGCTGGGTGTTGCAGCTGTCCATGCCTGGCACCTGCTTGGAGACCAGACTTTGTCCAAT GTCTGTGTGTTCTGTCACTTGCTCGCCCGAGCAGTGGCTTTGCTGGTCATCCCGGTCGTCCTGTACTTACTGTTCTTCTACGTCCACTTGATTCTAGTCTTCCGCTCTGGGCCCCACGACCAAATCATGTCCAGTGCCTTCCAGGCCAGCTTAGAG GGAGGACTAGCTCGGATCACTCAGGGTCAGCCACTGGAGGTGGCCTTTGGGTCCCAGGTCACTCTGAGGAACGTCTTTGGGAAACCTGTGCCCTGCTGGCTTCATTCCCACCAGGACACCTACCCCATGAT ATATGAGAACGGCCGAGGCAGCTCCCACCAGCAACAGGTGACCTGTTACCCCTTCAAAGATGTCAATAACTGGTGGATTGTAAAGGATCCCAGGAG GCACCAGCTGGTGGTGAGCAGCCCTCCGAGACCTGTGAGGCACGGGGACATGGTGCAGCTGGTCCACGGCATGACCACCCGCTCCCTGAACAC GCATGATGTTGCAGCCCCCCTGAGCCCCCATTCACAGGAGGTCTCCTGCTACATTGACTATAACATCTCCATGCCCGCCCAGAACCTCTGGAGACTG GAAATTGTGAACAGAGGATCTGACACAGACGTCTGGAAGACCATCCTCTCAGAGGTCCGCTTTGTGCACGTGAACACTTCCGCTGTCTTAAAG CTGAGCGGGGCTCACCTCCCTGACTGGGGGTATCGGCAACTGGAGATCGTCGGGGAGAAGCTGTCCCGGGGCTACCACGGGAGCACGGTGTGGAACGTGGAGGAGCACCGATACGGCGCGA GCCAGGAGCAGAGGGAGCGGGAACGGGAGCTGCACTCACCTGCGCAGGTGGACGTCAGCAGGAACCTCAGCTTCATGGCGAGATTCTCGGAGCTGCAG TGGAGGATGCTGGCGCTGAGAAGTGATGACTCGGAACACAAGTACAGCTCCAGCCCACTGGAGTGGGTCACCCTGGACACCAATATTGCCTACTGGCTGCACCCCAGGACCAGC GCTCAGATCCACCTACTTGGAAACATAGTGATCTGGGTTTCGGGCAGCCTCGCTCTGGCCATCTACGCCCTGCTGTCCTTGTGGTACCTGCTCCGACGGCGAAGAAATGTCCATGACCTCCCTCAGG ATGCCTGGCTGCGCTGGGTGCTGGCTGGGGCGCTGTGTGCCGGTGGCTGGGCAGTGAACTACCTCCCGTTCTTCCTGATGGAGAAGACACTCTTCCTCTACCACTACCTGCCCGCACTCACCTTCCAAATCCTTCTGCTCCCTGTGGTCCTGCAGCACATCAGCGACCACCTGTGCAG GTCCCAGCTCCAGAGGAGCATCTTCAGCGCCCTGGTGGTGGCCTGGTACTCCTCCGCGTGCCACGTGTCCAACACGCTGCGCCCACTCACCTACGGGGACAAGTCACTCTCGCCACATGAACTCAAGGCCCTTCGCTGGAAAGACAGCTGGGACATCTTGATCCGAAAACACTAG